GGCGAAGGGATTATGAATTCCCTTAAACGCCTGGAGCGCGTCGGATGACGCAGCCGGACAAGGGAGCGGTGGATGATCTGGCCTATGCGGGTATGAGTTACCTTGTATTCTTTGGCAATCTCTTTCTGGGTCAGGCATTTGCCGTCTTTCAGGCCAAAGTATAGGCTCAGTATCCGTTCGTGTCTGTCGCCGAGAGTGCTCAGGATATCCTGGATTTCCTCATCCAGATTTACCTTTCTGACGGGATAGGAAGTCGTGCCCAGCCGGATTTCATTTTCCCCGCCTTCTTTCTCCTGCCAGATGTAAGGGTAGTACCTTATCTCGGAC
This genomic stretch from Dehalococcoidales bacterium harbors:
- a CDS encoding sigma factor-like helix-turn-helix DNA-binding protein, which gives rise to SEIRYYPYIWQEKEGGENEIRLGTTSYPVRKVNLDEEIQDILSTLGDRHERILSLYFGLKDGKCLTQKEIAKEYKVTHTRIGQIIHRSLVRLRHPTRSRRLREFIIPSPEERFKERQRIRKLERELEKQTSVLHDREDERRLAMVLKKASDDYQKEHGLVISPYNRIHNALRRQNMLQLSQLRRTPEPNIRSFRNIGKESFEVIKKALQIAEQEASP